The genomic region ACCGTTTTTCGTAAAGTTTGTTATCTGCATAGTAGGTTACAAAAAATTCATTGTTCAGGGCAAGTACGTCTTCTTGAACTACTTCAATCTTTTCAAAGGACTTGGCCGCCACTACTCCTATGGCATGGCGCATGATCGAAGTTTTCTTATCACCCTCATATCCTTTTGAAACCACAAGAACCATTTCAATGGGAAAACTTCCATTATTAATGATGTAGGCATTCCAATCTTTAGAAAGAAACTCCTCGTTCCACTCGTGTATTATCGCTACATGAACATCTTTGGCAATAGGGATTTCTATATCTTTCTTCATTACAATATTCTTCTACCTTGATGACTGGCTATTCAATACCTTTCATATGGGTTTTCAGCCACTCGAAACTATCGTCTATCGTTGGGAAAATTTGATCTTCGGGAATCAGGTCGGGTATAATATCCAGTGATGTCAACAAATCTTTGGGCTGCTCTCTTAATCCGGTAATGATTACTTTCATATCCTTTAAGGTCAAATCCAAAATGGCGTTTTCCATTGCATATACCCCAGACTGATCTATGTGTGGCACACGATCCATCCGAATGATCAGTACTTTGATGTTTTCGCCAACGTTCTTTACCTGCTCTTGAAAATGCGAGGTAAATCCAAAAAATAAAGGCCCATAAAGATGTTTGATGTATATCTGGTTCTTATTTTTCTCATAAAATTCAGTTTCGTCGGGCCAAGGCTTCTCACCATCAAAACCAGCTAAAGTACCTATTTGCATGCCTTCTTCGCCAATATCGCTAGAACGCTTCATGAACAAGAGTGCGGCCAAGGTTACACCTATTCCCACAGCTTGTATCAAACTTCCAAAAGTGGTCCAAAGCAGCACAATGATCAAGACCACGGCATCTGCCTTTGGTATGATTCTTAAATGTTTTAACCCTTTGGTGTCTATTATCTTGAAACCGATAGGAATTAAAATCCCAGCCAATACTGCGAGCGGAATATAAGCTGCCAAAGAACTAAGACCCAATAAAATGGCCAGTAAAAAAGCACCATGCAAGGCCCCGGATAAACGAGTCCTACCTCCTGAATTAATATTGACCACGGTACCTTTCGTAGCCCCTGCCCCTGGTATGCCACCAATTAAGGCTGCTGCCATATTACCGATGCCCTGACCAATAAGCTCACGATTACTGTTATGCTTGGTCTTGGTCATATTATCGGCAATTACCGAGGTTAGAAGGGAATCTATAGAACCTAATACGGCTAGGACCATACCGTATTCAAGTATCATAAAATAAGCACTGCTGTCAACGGTAAGCAAAGTTCCGAACCGTAATTCGGGCAATCCTGAAGGAATCTCACCAATAATGGGTACATCCCATTTGATAAAGTATGCCAATATAGAAACCGATATCAATGCCACTAAAGCACTTGGAACAGCTTTCGTGATTTTTGGGAATAGATAATAAATTATCACGGTCAACCCGCCTAAAGCCAATGCTTGCCAATTCAAATCGGTAAAGAGTCTTGGCATGTCGGTTACTACCTTGATGGTGGATTTTGCGGAGTCAAGACCGACAAAAGGAAAAATTTGGAGAATAATGATGATAAGCCCCACACCGCTCATAAAACCCGAAATAACTGGATAAGGAAAATATTTGATATACCCTGCAATATTTATGAGTCCGAAAAAAATTTGTAGAGCACCACCCACCAAAAAACTAAGCAAGATAATACCCATGGCACTTTCAAGACTCCCTGCAACTTCAATGGCATTGGCAACCAAAGCAGCGGAAACCACGGTCATTGGGCCAGTAGGGCCACTTGCCTGTGTCGGCGTACCACCAAAAAGGGCAGCCAATATACCTACGGCAATTGCTCCATACAATCCTGCAATCGCCCCTAAACCGGACTGTACCCCAAAAGCCAGTGCCAGTGGTAAGGCAACAACCCCAGCCACGAGCCCACCGGTCAAATCTCCCTTTATATTACTGAAATCGAAAATATTTTTGAACATATCGTATTGATTATGATTGTTTAATCACTGTACCTACTAAGGATGACAAAATGGTTCTACCGTAAATATACTTTAACTAGGTTAAAATAACCAACGTGTCTATGCAATCATGGTGATGCCAAAGGTTTGGTCTATAATGCGCTTTTAAACTGCTCTAAAAAGCGAACGTCATTTTCGCTTAATAAGCGAATATCGGAGATTTGATGAAGCAATAGTGCGATACGATCTATGCCCATGCCAAAAGCAAAGCCGGAATATTCTTCTGGATCAATGTCACAATTGGTCAGAACATTGGGATCTACCATACCGCAGCCCATAATTTCTAACCAACCCGTACCTTTGGTCATCCTATAATCGGCCTCGGTTTCCAGGCCCCAGTATACATCTACCTCTGCACTAGGCTCTGTAAACGGGAAGTAAGAAGGGCGCAGCCTTATTTTTGACTTCCCAAAGAGTTCTGTAGTAAAAAATTGTAGGGTTTGCTTTAAATCTGCAAAAGAAACATTTTTATCAATATACAACCCTTCTACCTGATGAAAAAAACAGTGTGAACGTGCCGATATAGCCTCGTTTCTGTAGACCCTGCCCGGTGATATGGTACGAATGGGCGGCGTATTGCTCTCCATGTATCGCACCTGTACGGATGAGGTGTGCGTTCGCAATAATATATCGGGATTGGTCTGCACAAAAAATGTGTCCTGCATGTCACGTGCCGGGTGGTATTCAGGCAGGTTCAATGCCGTGAAGTTATGCCAGTCATCCTCAATCTCTGGTCCTTCCGAAACATTAAAGCCTATTCTTGAAAAAATCTCTATAATTTGATTTTTAACTATGGATATAGGGTGGCGCGCACCTAGCTCAATAGGTTCTCCAGGTCGGGTAAGGTCGCCATAAACCCCAGTGTCGGCCACATTGCTTTCCATGGCTCCCTTTAAATCGTTTACCTTATCGGCAGCTACTTTTTTTAACTGATTTATAGCGAGTCCAAATTCTTTTTTCTGTTCGTTGGGGACATTTTTGAATTCGGCAAAGAAATCGTTCAATAATCCTTTTTTGCCCAAGTATTTTATTCGGAAAGCTTCGACCGCTTCGGCGGTATCGGCAGAAAACTGTTCAATCTCTTTAATATGCTTCTTTATCGTATCTATCATGATGGTTGACTAAAGCGGCAAATTTAAAACTTTATGGGTATCTATCTTACTGTTTAGCATACAAAAGCCATCTGTTTTTAAATGGAAGTGTTATGAATGTCCCTATCTAAGAATCAAAGAAATTGACCTTGCCCGTTTCAATATCATACATGGCACCTACTATTTTTATTTCCCCGTTATCTTCCATTTCTTTTAGGACGGGACTTAAACTTCGCGTGTCTTCAATAGTCAATAATACGTTCTTACGGGCTACCTCGTTTACAAAATCTATATTTTTTGAATTTCGGGAACTTTGGTTTTCTGGTTCGTTTACGGATCTCACCGCTGCCTTTATTTTATGTAGGAGGATGGTCAGATTTCCCATTTTGGCATCATCGCAGGCTCCCTTAACGGCACCACAGGCGGTATGTCCTAGAACTACAAGGACTTTGGTACCCGCCAATTTACATGCAAATTCTATACTGCCCAATATATCTTCATTTACAATGTTGCCAGCGACCCGTGCGCTAAAAATGTCGCCAACGCCTTGGTCAAAAATAAGCTCTGCTGAAACCCTCGAATCTATACAGCTTAATACGGTAGCAAAAGGATATTGCCCAGAAGCTGTATCCTTTACCTGATCCAGAAGGTCACGTTCGGCCATTTTTGCGGCCACGAACCTTGAATTACCTTCTTTCAATAGTTCTATTGCCGAATTTGGGGTAATCGCCTCCTGCATTTCTTTTGTTTGTGCTTTCATCTAATAATATTTTTTTATGGTCGTGCTTTGATTTTATATATCGCTGATAAACATTCCGTAATCGCTAAGCCGATTTAGGGATGAGTTTGAAAAATTCGATATAACTATCGGGATTTTCAACAATGCCACGTTCAGAAATCAATTTTATATTGATATTCTTGCTTTTGGCCTTACTTGAAAAATCCTCTAAGATTTCAATTATATCGTTGTCCAAATATCGGGTTTTACGAACATCCAATTCAAGATACGAATCTTCCGGTAGACTGTCCAGTTCTTTCAGGATCGCCCCCTTATTGAAAAAGGTGACTTCCTCGGCCAATGTCATTTTTATTTTATGGACCCCGTTGCTGATATCCTCAATGTGCAGAAAATGTGAGTTTTGATAGCTTTTTATCAATATAACGATAATACCCACGGCCAAACCAAGCCCGATACCTATAAGTAAATCTGTAAAAACAATGCCCAATACCGTAACTACGAAAGGGATAAACTGTTTCCAACCCATTTTATACATACTTCTGAACAGCGATGGTTTTGCCAATTTAAAACCAACAATAAAAAGTATGGCGGCCAATACCGATAAGGGTATCATATTCAATAATTTGGGGATTAAGATCACCGAGATCAATAAAAAGAAACCGTGAATAATAGCAGACATTTTTGTTCTTCCTCCCGATTGAATATTGGCCGAACTACGCACTATAACCTGTGTTACGGGCAAGCCCCCGATCATTCCCGAAACAATGTTTCCGGTGCCTTGGGCCAAAAGTTCCCTATTGGTTGGGGTTACGTTTTTATGTGGGTCCAACTTATCGGTCGCTTCAACACATAATAGGGTTTCCAAACTGGCGACCAGTGCAATGGTAAATGCGGTTATCCATATTTGCGGATCGGTTATTGCACCAAAATTGGGAAAGCTGAATTGGGCCAAAAATGAAGATGCGTCCTCAGGTATGGGAACACTTACTAAATGATTTCCCGAAATGGCCAATGCAGGGTCATCCTTGGTCAAAACAAAGAAAATAATACCAACTGCCACCGCAACCAAAGGACCTTGAACCAATTGAAAGATTTTTCCTTTCTTCGACAATACCTTGTCCCATAACAATAAAATACCCAAACCTAAAATAGCAACTATTGTTGCACCAGGGCTTATGTTATTCAAAGTCTCGAAAATTTCGGAGAAGGTATTTTTACCGTCTACTTGAAAAAACGCAAAATCCCCTTCAGGGTCGGGGTCATACCCGAAAAAATGCGGAATTTGCTTCAAAATTATGATGATCCCTATACCGGTAAGCATACCCTTGATTACAGAGGAAGGAAAATAATACCCTATAATACCTGCTTTCAACAGTCCAAACACTAATTGTATTATCCCGCCCAAAACAACGGCAAGTAGAAAATTCTGATACCCTCCCAGCGCTCCGATAGCGGTCAATACTATGGCCGCAAGACCAGCGGCAGGGCCACTGACCCCAATTTGTGAACCACTCAAGGCCCCGACCACTATACCACCTACGATACCCGCTATTAATCCGGAAAATAATGGCGCTCCACTGGCCAGGGCAATTCCCAAGCATAAAGGCAACGCTACAAAAAATACAACGATACTCGCTGGTAAGTCGTTCTTCAAATATTTAAACATATTGTAAAGTGTTTGTGTTTTCTAAGATAAAAAAAAACAGGTTAGTCAAATAAAAAATCGAATACGAAAACTAACCCATGTGTTTTGGTGGGGGCAGAAAAATCTCTATATCAAATCTACGGTAATTTTCTACGTACTGTGCAGAGTGCCTGTACAGAGTTGTGGCGGCAGGAACAATGATATTTGAGTAATTATTAATGAAATGATTTTTTTCGCTTAGTTCCTTTTTTTCTTTTGTGCTATCTTTCTCTTCGTTAAAGTCTGTGATTATAAAGGTATCATTGCCCGACTTCATTAACTGTATTATAGCCGGGGCGACAACAGTCATGGTCAAAACCAAAGATAATATAAAGATGAATGATAATTTCACACTACGGTCTTAAGACGAGAAGCGTAAATATAAAAGTAATACTATTGGAACGCTGTTAAAGTTGTTTTAAAAATCCTTTAACAATTTTATATCCGTTTTCAATAACCATCCGGTTTTACCGTCTCCAAGTCGTATTTTATTGAAATCGCCGAGTTCTTCCAAAACATTCACTTTGGTGCCTTCATGCAATTTAAACACTTCTTGGCTTCTTTCATTGGGTTCGGATTTGATTGAAATTTCTTCCGAAAAAACAATGGCCGGCCGGTCTGAGGTAAATTCAGTATACTGTAGAAAAGCAAATATCAAACATACGACAGCGGCTATTAAAGATATGGTTCCAGCGATGAAGGCGGTTCTTTTTTGACCGGCATATCTAAGGTAATAAAAAGCGATATAGAGCAATACAAAAAGAAGCATTAACCCAATGGCCCCATAGGCCCATTGATCAAAAGATAATGATCCTATGATGCTATCGTATATTTTTGAAAGTCCCGTTTTTGGCATAGTTTCAATGGCATCCAAAGTCATATTTTGTGCATAACCCAAATTGTTCCTTATTTCATTATCGCCAGGTTTCAACAATAATGCCTTTTCATAATAGTAGATGCTTGGGGCGACCTTGTTCAATTTGTAATAGGAATTACCAAGATTAAAGTACAATTCGGCGGAGTGCTGACCATTATCCAATATTTTCAAATAATTGTCTATGGCCTTTTGATATGCCCCGGAATTGTAAAAATCCGTGGCTTTGTTGAATAAAGCTTCATTTTGGGCATTTCCAAGAAAAGATACAAATAGTATGAAAATATAAAAGAATTGTCTCATGCCTAAAGTTGTTTGTCCAAATATGAGATTACCTCGCTCGCTTTATTGTAATCCTGTTTCATTTGTACGTCTGAAAAAGGACTGTAACGTGCCATTTCACAATTTTTGAGAAGACCAATGAATGCATCTTTAGTGGTATCGTCTACCTGTTTTTCCTCTAATAGTTCGGTAATCTTGTCCTTGCTGAATTCCGAGGTTTCAATTTTAAGTTTTGCCTTTAGGTAATTGTGCAGGGCTTTTTCTAACGCAACGTAAAAAGCATCTTTATTGCCCAAGGCCTTTTTCGCGTTGGATAGATATTTTCTGGCCAATTTGTTCGCCCTTTTTATTCTATTGCCAACGACATCGCCAGCGATAGCTTCTCTTTTCTTTCTGAATAATATGGCTAGGGGAATTAGCAGTAACGGTAAAAGTAACCACAAGTAAAAACGGGTCGAACCCAAGAAATGGTCTAGACCTATTGCCGTTAAATTTGGGTTTAATTTTATAAAATTGAACTGGTCTCCCGTAGTGATCACCATTTGCTTATTGTTTGATACGATGGTACTGTTCGAGGTATTGTTGCTAGGCCCCTCGATAACATTTACCATTATTTCATCAGAAGTAAGCCTTACATACTTTTTGGTACTTGGATTAAAGTAGCTAAAATCTATACTTGGTATGGGGTACTTTCCTTTAAAAGAGGGTACAACGGTGTAACTATTGCTTACTTTACCTTGCATTCCCGAAAGTGTAGTGCGCACATTTTCCTTGAATTCGGGATCATACACTTCCAAGGATCCGGGTAAATTCAATTCCGGTAATTGAAATAGTTTAAGATTTCCTTTTCCGCTAACCTCGACTTTGGCCTGTAATGATTCCGATGCATTTAGCTTTGCCTTGCTCGTGGTCACGTTAAATTCAAAATTTCCTACGGCACCGCCAAAGTTTGCAGGTTTACCTTCGGTGGGCAAAGCCTTTACGTTTAGGGTTCTTCGTCCTGCAGAAACTACTTTGTTGGTCTGCGTGTAGATACGGCCTCCAAAAAAGTCACGTTTGTTGGTGGGTACTTCCAAAGTAACGTCTAGGGATAAGGGTTCAATTTCCAGCTTTCCGGATTTTTGGGGGTATAAAACCACTCTCTTTAACACTATAGAGCGATATTGTTTTCCTTTATAGGTGCTATTTTGGGTGTTGTATTTGGTAACGGGAATATCTTGACTCCAAAAGTTATTATATTTTGGATTGTCGACCGGATTAAATTGGGAAACGCTTATCGCCGGACTCACATATAGTTTGTAGACAACAGTTACCGCCTCATTTAGATAGGGATTGGTTTTGGAAACCTCAGCCACCAAATGTAGGTTTTCATCCGCAATATCATCTACGGTTTTTTCCCCGTTGGGCTTGTCCACTGCTGAGGTTACTTCTATGGTGACAGGTAAAGACTTATAGGTCTTACCGCCGATGACCACTGTTGATTGATTGATAGTGAATTTTCCTTGGGCGGTAGGGGCTAGGGTATAGGTGTATGTTTTACTGAAGCTTCTTTTACCATTGATCCATGAGTTGCTTATGTATTGGGAAGGGCCCATCAAAACACGAAACCCCTTAAAATCGGGCGGAGTAAAATTATCACCGTCTTTGTTCATGGTAAAATCTACACGTAGCCTTTCATTAACGCCCAGCTTTTCTTTACTAACTTTCATTTCGAAAGTTACCCCATCGTTCTCTTGGGCCAGTCCCATGAAAGAAAGGAACGATATTGTAAATAAGAAACCATATTTTCTTAAGTGCAGGTACATTACCAATCTTTTTCGTTTTTGACCTTAACACCTTTTACTTTTTGGGCGTTTATTTTTTCTTGGACTTTTTTCTCATTGTTCTGCATAGCTCTTAACAAATTCTGAATTTGTTGCTTGCTCAACTGGTTTGGTCTAGGTTGTTTTTGC from Costertonia aggregata harbors:
- a CDS encoding BatD family protein; translated protein: MYLHLRKYGFLFTISFLSFMGLAQENDGVTFEMKVSKEKLGVNERLRVDFTMNKDGDNFTPPDFKGFRVLMGPSQYISNSWINGKRSFSKTYTYTLAPTAQGKFTINQSTVVIGGKTYKSLPVTIEVTSAVDKPNGEKTVDDIADENLHLVAEVSKTNPYLNEAVTVVYKLYVSPAISVSQFNPVDNPKYNNFWSQDIPVTKYNTQNSTYKGKQYRSIVLKRVVLYPQKSGKLEIEPLSLDVTLEVPTNKRDFFGGRIYTQTNKVVSAGRRTLNVKALPTEGKPANFGGAVGNFEFNVTTSKAKLNASESLQAKVEVSGKGNLKLFQLPELNLPGSLEVYDPEFKENVRTTLSGMQGKVSNSYTVVPSFKGKYPIPSIDFSYFNPSTKKYVRLTSDEIMVNVIEGPSNNTSNSTIVSNNKQMVITTGDQFNFIKLNPNLTAIGLDHFLGSTRFYLWLLLPLLLIPLAILFRKKREAIAGDVVGNRIKRANKLARKYLSNAKKALGNKDAFYVALEKALHNYLKAKLKIETSEFSKDKITELLEEKQVDDTTKDAFIGLLKNCEMARYSPFSDVQMKQDYNKASEVISYLDKQL
- a CDS encoding tetratricopeptide repeat protein, whose product is MRQFFYIFILFVSFLGNAQNEALFNKATDFYNSGAYQKAIDNYLKILDNGQHSAELYFNLGNSYYKLNKVAPSIYYYEKALLLKPGDNEIRNNLGYAQNMTLDAIETMPKTGLSKIYDSIIGSLSFDQWAYGAIGLMLLFVLLYIAFYYLRYAGQKRTAFIAGTISLIAAVVCLIFAFLQYTEFTSDRPAIVFSEEISIKSEPNERSQEVFKLHEGTKVNVLEELGDFNKIRLGDGKTGWLLKTDIKLLKDF
- a CDS encoding SulP family inorganic anion transporter gives rise to the protein MFKNIFDFSNIKGDLTGGLVAGVVALPLALAFGVQSGLGAIAGLYGAIAVGILAALFGGTPTQASGPTGPMTVVSAALVANAIEVAGSLESAMGIILLSFLVGGALQIFFGLINIAGYIKYFPYPVISGFMSGVGLIIIILQIFPFVGLDSAKSTIKVVTDMPRLFTDLNWQALALGGLTVIIYYLFPKITKAVPSALVALISVSILAYFIKWDVPIIGEIPSGLPELRFGTLLTVDSSAYFMILEYGMVLAVLGSIDSLLTSVIADNMTKTKHNSNRELIGQGIGNMAAALIGGIPGAGATKGTVVNINSGGRTRLSGALHGAFLLAILLGLSSLAAYIPLAVLAGILIPIGFKIIDTKGLKHLRIIPKADAVVLIIVLLWTTFGSLIQAVGIGVTLAALLFMKRSSDIGEEGMQIGTLAGFDGEKPWPDETEFYEKNKNQIYIKHLYGPLFFGFTSHFQEQVKNVGENIKVLIIRMDRVPHIDQSGVYAMENAILDLTLKDMKVIITGLREQPKDLLTSLDIIPDLIPEDQIFPTIDDSFEWLKTHMKGIE
- a CDS encoding SulP family inorganic anion transporter, with translation MFKYLKNDLPASIVVFFVALPLCLGIALASGAPLFSGLIAGIVGGIVVGALSGSQIGVSGPAAGLAAIVLTAIGALGGYQNFLLAVVLGGIIQLVFGLLKAGIIGYYFPSSVIKGMLTGIGIIIILKQIPHFFGYDPDPEGDFAFFQVDGKNTFSEIFETLNNISPGATIVAILGLGILLLWDKVLSKKGKIFQLVQGPLVAVAVGIIFFVLTKDDPALAISGNHLVSVPIPEDASSFLAQFSFPNFGAITDPQIWITAFTIALVASLETLLCVEATDKLDPHKNVTPTNRELLAQGTGNIVSGMIGGLPVTQVIVRSSANIQSGGRTKMSAIIHGFFLLISVILIPKLLNMIPLSVLAAILFIVGFKLAKPSLFRSMYKMGWKQFIPFVVTVLGIVFTDLLIGIGLGLAVGIIVILIKSYQNSHFLHIEDISNGVHKIKMTLAEEVTFFNKGAILKELDSLPEDSYLELDVRKTRYLDNDIIEILEDFSSKAKSKNINIKLISERGIVENPDSYIEFFKLIPKSA
- the pheS gene encoding phenylalanine--tRNA ligase subunit alpha; translated protein: MIDTIKKHIKEIEQFSADTAEAVEAFRIKYLGKKGLLNDFFAEFKNVPNEQKKEFGLAINQLKKVAADKVNDLKGAMESNVADTGVYGDLTRPGEPIELGARHPISIVKNQIIEIFSRIGFNVSEGPEIEDDWHNFTALNLPEYHPARDMQDTFFVQTNPDILLRTHTSSVQVRYMESNTPPIRTISPGRVYRNEAISARSHCFFHQVEGLYIDKNVSFADLKQTLQFFTTELFGKSKIRLRPSYFPFTEPSAEVDVYWGLETEADYRMTKGTGWLEIMGCGMVDPNVLTNCDIDPEEYSGFAFGMGIDRIALLLHQISDIRLLSENDVRFLEQFKSAL
- a CDS encoding carbonic anhydrase family protein, producing MKAQTKEMQEAITPNSAIELLKEGNSRFVAAKMAERDLLDQVKDTASGQYPFATVLSCIDSRVSAELIFDQGVGDIFSARVAGNIVNEDILGSIEFACKLAGTKVLVVLGHTACGAVKGACDDAKMGNLTILLHKIKAAVRSVNEPENQSSRNSKNIDFVNEVARKNVLLTIEDTRSLSPVLKEMEDNGEIKIVGAMYDIETGKVNFFDS